A window of Castanea sativa cultivar Marrone di Chiusa Pesio chromosome 1, ASM4071231v1 contains these coding sequences:
- the LOC142633340 gene encoding uncharacterized protein LOC142633340, translating to MALQRGSYINLTEPRSKKKRRVDNSDWRPWSDLPEALLDLITQSLGAIDYLIFGCVCKGWRLYVAAYKQEFMASQPPLFIFLSRNAKRACYFYSIFDHRFYKAKLPNLVGKSCTGVTCGYLVMKDKKKTEDSQIWLLNPFTRHELHFPNPPNVCSRFILASLATTLPAFVLIAFGGCGPYLQFCRSTDISWTVYDSREKFIGFLEPIPSIVDGVVFKGKIYVITVYAEIGVLNLNSHPYVTLLEVKNIELEIFTWRLRLLGYNEQPLMIYETSSNEYEVYVLNFLKMEWEKMQNFGDQALFLGHIKGSGCCNLSTWKGRQQPSNCIYVVGYQTCVYTLHFLDGRYPELIIHSHRMPNVFLPFWYFPRLSCSVDSVSDD from the coding sequence ATGGCACTGCAAAGGGGAAGTTACATAAATCTCACTGAGCCTAGAAGTAAGAAGAAAAGGAGGGTTGACAATAGTGATTGGAGGCCATGGTCGGACCTCCCTGAGGCTTTGCTTGATCTGATAACGCAGTCGCTAGGTGCTATAGATTATCTCATTTTTGGCTGTGTCTGCAAAGGATGGAGGTTATATGTTGCTGCGTACAAGCAGGAGTTTATGGCATCCCAACCTCCACTTTTTATCTTCTTATCAAGGAATGCTAAGAGAGCTTGTTACTTCTATAGCATCTTTGATCACAGGTTTTACAAGGCAAAACTGCCCAACCTTGTTGGAAAATCGTGTACAGGGGTAACTTGTGGATACTTGGTCatgaaagacaagaaaaaaactGAAGATTCTCAAATTTGGCTCCTAAATCCTTTTACAAGACATGAACTTCATTTCCCTAACCCTCCCAATGTTTGCTCTCGTTTCATCCTAGCATCTTTAGCTACAACTTTGCCAGCATTTGTACTCATAGCTTTTGGTGGATGTGGCCCATATTTACAATTCTGTAGATCCACAGATATCAGTTGGACTGTATATGATTCTAGAGAAAAATTTATTGGCTTTCTTGAGCCCATTCCTTCGATTGTTGATGGAGTGGTCTTTAAGGGTAAGATATATGTCATAACTGTTTATGCTGAAATAGGTGTACTAAATTTGAATTCTCATCCTTATGTGACCCTGCTGGAAGTAAAAAACATTGAACTTGAAATTTTCACTTGGCGACTGCGGTTATTGGGTTATAATGAACAACCGCTGATGATTTATGAAACTTCATCCAATGAATATGAAGTTTATGTGCTAAATTTTCTGAAGATGGAATGGGAAAAGATGCAAAACTTTGGAGATCAAGCTTTGTTTTTGGGTCATATAAAGGGTTCTGGATGTTGCAACCTATCCACTTGGAAAGGTAGACAACAACCTTCTAATTGCATATATGTAGTTGGATATCAGACTTGCGTGTACACCTTACATTTCTTGGATGGTAGATATCCCGAGCTGATCATTCATAGTCATCGTATGCCAAATGTTTTCCTACCATTCTGGTATTTTCCACGTTTGTCTTGCAGTGTGGATTCTGTATCTGATGACTAG
- the LOC142622272 gene encoding uncharacterized protein LOC142622272, translating into MELQGASDISLKVPRSKKKKLDEYNNWRPWPDLPEPMLDLITKSLGPIDYLMFGCVCRTWRSYVATYKKGFLASQPPLVLFLSTHARRACYFYSIFDRKLYKAILPNLIGKSCLGVTCGYLVLKDKEERTDSQIWLLNPFTRHELRFPSPPKTYCHFILATLATPLPEFVLIAFCRWQPYFQFCRSTDVHWTVYDYNDKFNSSPRHNPWMIVDGAVFKGKVYVLTSHAELGILNLNSHPYVTLLKVKGIADLNCRLQFRLLASDEQLLMIRGIIEFDYHTVFELNFLKMKWVQRQSIGDQALFLGHRTGSGLYNITRWKGHPQCANCIYKVGSATNKYGVQFLDGRYPKSFPIMQGKCMPDFNLGNYPFWYFPHLSYSVDSLVDD; encoded by the coding sequence ATGGAGCTGCAAGGGGCAAGTGATATAAGTCTCAAGGTGCCTAGAAGTAAGAAGAAAAAGCTGGATGAGTATAATAATTGGAGGCCATGGCCGGACCTTCCTGAGCCTATGCTTGATCTGATTACAAAGTCACTAGGGCCTATAGACTATCTCATGTTTGGGTGTGTTTGTAGAACATGGAGGTCATATGTTGCGACATATAAAAAAGGTTTTTTGGCATCCCAACCTCCACTTGTTCTCTTCTTATCAACACATGCTAGGAGAGCTTGTTACTTCTATAGTATCTTTGATCGAAAGTTATACAAGGCAATACTGCCCAACCTTATTGGCAAATCATGTTTGGGGGTCACTTGTGGATATTTGGTCCTGAAGGACAAGGAAGAAAGGACAGATTCTCAAATTTGGCTTCTGAATCCTTTTACAAGACATGAACTCCGTTTCCCTAGCCCTCCTAAAACTTATTGTCACTTCATCCTTGCTACTTTAGCTACGCCTTTGCCAGAGTTTGTACTCATAGCTTTTTGCAGATGGCAGCCATATTTCCAGTTTTGTAGATCCACAGATGTCCATTGGACTGTATATGATTATAATGACAAATTTAACAGCAGTCCTAGACACAATCCTTGGATGATTGTTGATGGAGCTGTCTTCAAGGGCAAGGTATATGTTTTAACTAGTCATGCTGAACTTGGGATACTAAATCTGAATTCTCATCCTTATGTCACCCTGCTGAAAGTAAAGGGCATTGCAGATTTGAATTGTCGACTGCAGTTCCGGTTACTCGCTTCTGATGAACAGCTCCTGATGATTCGTGGAATAATTGAATTTGATTATCATACAGTTTTtgagctaaattttttaaagatgaaATGGGTTCAGCGGCAGAGTATTGGAGATCAAGCATTGTTTTTGGGTCATAGAACGGGCTCAGGATTGTACAACATAACCAGATGGAAAGGTCACCCACAATGTGCTAATTGCATATACAAAGTTGGCAGTGCAACTAACAAATATGGCGTACAATTCTTGGATGGTAGATATCCCAAATCTTTTCCGATCATGCAAGGAAAATGTATGCCAGATTTTAACCTAGGCAATTACCCGTTCTGGTATTTTCCACATCTGTCTTACAGTGTGGATTCTTTGGTTGATGACTAG
- the LOC142621627 gene encoding uncharacterized protein LOC142621627, whose translation MASASAARAFILSRVTDLSLKPLHNHQPLLLHQQLPSRHLRRRRYAASSAVNCLISGVDGGGVSDDFVISTRNSKLDRGFSVIANMLKKIEPLDTSVVSKAVSDSAKDSMKQTISTMLGLLPSDQFSVNVSVSKRPLHRLLVSSVITGYTLWNAEYRISLMRNLEISPDSLENLKCSERRREVEENKVEEESKVRDSGGGGDISIEDLERRAPQIFGDLSPEALNYIQKLQSELSNVKEELDAQKQENLEIEYDRENRNNLLEYLRSLDSDMVAELSRPSSLEVEDIIHQLVQNILHRFFKDETASDFMVNSVKAGTENRPDGDDELCDTIGTSRDYLAKLLFWCMLLGHHLRGLENRLHLTCVVGLL comes from the exons ATGGCCTCTGCCTCAGCTGCTCGAGCTTTCATTCTCTCTCGCGTCACCGACCTGTCACTCAAACCCCTCCACAACCACCAACCCCTCCTCCTCCACCAACAACTACCTTCCCGCCACCTCAGACGGCGCCGCTATGCCGCGTCATCCGCCGTCAACTGCCTGATCTCCGGAGTCGACGGTGGCGGCGTCTCCGACGACTTCGTCATCTCGACGCGGAACTCGAAGCTCGACCGTGGATTCTCCGTCATCGCCAACATGTTGAAGAAGATCGAGCCCTTGGATACTTCGGTTGTATCCAAGGCCGTTTCTGATTCGGCCAAGGATTCCATGAAGCAGACCATTTCCACTATGCTAGGCTTGCTCCCCTCCGATCAATTCTCCGTCAACGTCTCCGTTTCCAAACGGCCACTTCATCGCCTCCTTGTCTCCTCCGTCATCACCGG GTATACGCTATGGAACGCGGAGTATAGGATATCGTTGATGAGGAACTTGGAGATTTCGCCGGATAGTTTGGAGAATTTGAAATGTTCGGAGCGGAGGCGCGAGGTCGAGGAGAATAAGGTGGAGGAAGAGAGTAAGGTGAGGGATAGTGGGGGTGGTGGTGATATAAGTATTGAGGATTTGGAGAGAAGGGCACCTCAAATTTTCGGGGATTTGTCACCAGAGGCATTAAATTACATCCAAAAGTTGCAATCAGAGTTGTCTAATGTAAAAGAG GAACTTGATGCCCAGAAGCAGGAAAATTTGGAAATAGAATATGACAGAGAAAATAGGAACAATTTGTTAGAGTATTTGCGATCCTTGGATTCTGATATG GTGGCTGAACTTTCTCGTCCATCATCTTTAGAGGTCGAAGACATTATTCACCAACTTGTTCAAAACATATTGCATAGATTCTTTAAAGATGAGACTGCCTCTGATTTTATGGTAAATTCAGTCAAGGCAGGTACTGAGAACCGCCCGGATGGTGATGATGAACTTTGTGACACCATAGGCACTTCCCGGGATTACCTAGCAAAGCTACTTTTCTG GTGTATGCTGTTGGGTCATCATTTGAGAGGCTTGGAAAACAGGTTGCATTTAACTTGTGTTGTTGGATTGTTGTAA
- the LOC142618426 gene encoding putative galacturonosyltransferase-like 10, whose protein sequence is MMVLPRAVLVVTIIVFALLSHGNAIRSLPDKLACGGGDEARIEFGMSMRFSEAPEYQNGPKCAVLVRNGMILACDPLVVQIAMTIDLEYLRGTVAAVHSVLKHTSCPENIFFHFIASDSSLVDMAELTRIVQSTFPSLSFKVYVFKESIVNDLISSSVRRALENPLNYARSYLADILEACVKRVIYLDSDIIVVDDIQKLWSVSLTGSRTIGAPEYCHANFTKYFSVEFWSDLEFSEVFAGKRPCYFNTGVMVMDLVRWREGDYTRKIEKWMEIQKERRIYELGSLPPFLLVFGGDVEAIDHRWNQHGLGGDNVVSNCRSLHPGPVSLLHWSGKGKPWTRLDARRPCLVDYLWAPYDLYKPHDQPHHHHHYRKQKQQQLIYSSRAL, encoded by the coding sequence atgatGGTTCTTCCTAGAGCTGTTCTTGTTGTGACCATTATAGTTTTCGCTCTTCTATCCCATGGAAATGCAATTAGATCATTGCCTGACAAGTTGGcatgtggtggtggtgatgaagCACGCATTGAATTTGGCATGTCTATGCGATTCTCAGAGGCACCCGAATACCAAAATGGACCCAAATGTGCTGTCTTGGTCAGAAATGGAATGATTTTGGCATGTGACCCTTTAGTTGTTCAGATAGCTATGACTATTGATTTGGAGTACTTGAGAGGAACTGTTGCGGCTGTCCATTCAGTTCTCAAACACACTTCTTGccctgaaaacattttctttcaCTTCATTGCTTCTGATTCCAGCTTGGTAGATATGGCTGAGCTTACTCGGATTGTACAATCCACATTCCCTTCTTTGAGTTTCAAAGTTTATGTCTTCAAGGAAAGTATTGTCAATGATCTAATCTCATCCTCAGTTCGTCGAGCTCTTGAGAATCCATTAAACTATGCAAGAAGCTACTTGGCCGATATACTCGAGGCTTGTGTTAAACGTGTGATCTATCTGGACTCTGATATCATTGTTGTGGATGATATTCAGAAGCTATGGAGCGTGTCTCTAACAGGGTCAAGAACAATTGGTGCACCGGAGTATTGTCATGCAAACTTCACCAAGTACTTTTCAGTTGAATTCTGGTCCGACCTTGAGTTTTCCGAGGTTTTTGCAGGGAAAAGGCCTTGTTATTTCAACACGGGTGTGATGGTGATGGATTTGGTGAGGTGGAGAGAGGGAGACTACACAAGAAAGATTGAGAAATGGATGGAAATTCAAAAGGAGAGGAGGATTTATGAGTTGGGTTCTCTTCCAccttttttgttggtttttggtGGAGATGTTGAGGCCATTGATCATAGATGGAACCAACATGGCCTTGGTGGGGATAATGTGGTTAGTAATTGCAGATCTTTGCATCCTGGTCCTGTGAGTTTGCTGCATTGGAGTGGCAAGGGGAAGCCATGGACAAGGCTTGATGCGAGGAGGCCGTGCCTAGTTGATTATCTATGGGCTCCTTATGATCTCTACAAACCCCATGACCAACCacatcaccaccaccattacaggaaacaaaaacaacagCAGTTGATATATTCTTCTAGAGCATTATAA
- the LOC142618430 gene encoding uncharacterized protein LOC142618430 isoform X2: MRIANVQNGSLDNLEIRSRGEENEGSSIHDSDLESLMNSPIGSTLDHNDSSKGLTGSSSSITSSGCCSGNVSEEEEDDGCVDDWEAVADALYADDNQHKPIAESPAEPETRVESDNLEVPNHNPGVDLSKTESGKVVPESRANCQAWRPDDACRPQSLPTLSKQHSFPMKSEWHCGRGAITWTWQRLSSQPSSCPICYEDLDVTDSSFLPCSCGFHLCLFCHKRILEADGRCPGCRKQYDQINVNMCFNERVAPFQLSRSCSMSTRF, from the coding sequence ATGCGAATAGCCAATGTGCAGAATGGATCACTGGATAATTTGGAAATAAGATCGAGAGGAGAGGAAAATGAGGGCTCAAGCATCCATGATAGTGATTTGGAGTCCCTGATGAATAGCCCAATTGGAAGCACTTTGGATCACAATGATTCAAGTAAGGGTCTTACTGGGAGCAGCAGCAGTATCACAAGCAGTGGTTGTTGCTCTGGAAACGTCAGtgaggaagaagaggatgaTGGGTGCGTGGATGACTGGGAGGCTGTTGCAGATGCTTTGTATGCAGATGACAATCAGCACAAACCAATTGCAGAGTCTCCTGCCGAACCTGAAACTAGGGTTGAATCTGATAATCTTGAAGTACCTAACCATAATCCTGGAGTGGACTTGTCCAAAACAGAGAGCGGGAAAGTGGTACCTGAATCACGTGCGAATTGTCAAGCGTGGAGACCTGATGATGCTTGCCGCCCACAGAGTCTGCCCACTCTCTCCAAGCAGCACAGTTTTCCAATGAAATCAGAATGGCATTGTGGCCGTGGAGCTATCACGTGGACGTGGCAAAGGCTCTCATCCCAGCCTTCTTCATGTCCTATCTGCTATGAGGATTTAGATGTCACAGACTCTAGCTTTCTGCCATGTTCATGTGGATTTCATCTTTGCCTTTTCTGCCACAAAAGGATTCTTGAGGCAGATGGGCGATGCCCGGGCTGCAGGAAGCAGTATGATCAGATAAATGTCAATATGTGCTTCAATGAAAGGGTCGCTCCTTTCCAATTATCTCGTTCTTGTAGTATGAGTACTAGGTTTTAG
- the LOC142618430 gene encoding uncharacterized protein LOC142618430 isoform X1 — MADSIATSPAPASLPRDLTKKKRTNKKLKQSKLDVRREQWLSQVKNKGCKVDSNGKDESHSPSMRIANVQNGSLDNLEIRSRGEENEGSSIHDSDLESLMNSPIGSTLDHNDSSKGLTGSSSSITSSGCCSGNVSEEEEDDGCVDDWEAVADALYADDNQHKPIAESPAEPETRVESDNLEVPNHNPGVDLSKTESGKVVPESRANCQAWRPDDACRPQSLPTLSKQHSFPMKSEWHCGRGAITWTWQRLSSQPSSCPICYEDLDVTDSSFLPCSCGFHLCLFCHKRILEADGRCPGCRKQYDQINVNMCFNERVAPFQLSRSCSMSTRF, encoded by the exons ATGGCCGATTCAATCGCCACCTCTCCTGCCCCTGCTTCTCTCCCCAGAGACCTCACCAAGAAAAAGAGg aCGAACAAGAAATTGAAGCAGAGCAAGCTCGATGTTCGGCGTGAACAATGGCTTTCTCAAG TCAAGAACAAGGGATGCAAGGTGGATTCAAATGGGAAGGATGAGTCTCACTCACCATCCATGCGAATAGCCAATGTGCAGAATGGATCACTGGATAATTTGGAAATAAGATCGAGAGGAGAGGAAAATGAGGGCTCAAGCATCCATGATAGTGATTTGGAGTCCCTGATGAATAGCCCAATTGGAAGCACTTTGGATCACAATGATTCAAGTAAGGGTCTTACTGGGAGCAGCAGCAGTATCACAAGCAGTGGTTGTTGCTCTGGAAACGTCAGtgaggaagaagaggatgaTGGGTGCGTGGATGACTGGGAGGCTGTTGCAGATGCTTTGTATGCAGATGACAATCAGCACAAACCAATTGCAGAGTCTCCTGCCGAACCTGAAACTAGGGTTGAATCTGATAATCTTGAAGTACCTAACCATAATCCTGGAGTGGACTTGTCCAAAACAGAGAGCGGGAAAGTGGTACCTGAATCACGTGCGAATTGTCAAGCGTGGAGACCTGATGATGCTTGCCGCCCACAGAGTCTGCCCACTCTCTCCAAGCAGCACAGTTTTCCAATGAAATCAGAATGGCATTGTGGCCGTGGAGCTATCACGTGGACGTGGCAAAGGCTCTCATCCCAGCCTTCTTCATGTCCTATCTGCTATGAGGATTTAGATGTCACAGACTCTAGCTTTCTGCCATGTTCATGTGGATTTCATCTTTGCCTTTTCTGCCACAAAAGGATTCTTGAGGCAGATGGGCGATGCCCGGGCTGCAGGAAGCAGTATGATCAGATAAATGTCAATATGTGCTTCAATGAAAGGGTCGCTCCTTTCCAATTATCTCGTTCTTGTAGTATGAGTACTAGGTTTTAG